Proteins found in one Solitalea lacus genomic segment:
- a CDS encoding IS110 family transposase produces MQPQVNQLDFSGQNIYVGFDVHLKSWQVTVMTELLTHKTFSQPPKPEVLHQYLRQNFPGGTYHSAYEAGFCGYWIHNRLEALGIHSIVVNPADIPTTDKEKVQKEDSRDSRKIAHSLRSGALIPIYVPSSKTLEDRCLVRTRSILTKDLARYKNRVKSFLYFHGIELPAPFTKKQSHWSKPFVDWLESIAMAEQSSKTALQAMILEAKHLRASVLQLTRHLLELSKTGTYQEAIALLRSIPGIGLLTAMTLLTELETINRFKNTDQLCSFIGLIPSTHSSGEKELAGTITRRGHSVLRSALIESAWVAARLDPALTKSFHEYCRRMEPNKAIVRIARKLLNRIRYVLINKQEYECAVVK; encoded by the coding sequence ATGCAACCACAAGTTAATCAATTAGATTTTAGCGGTCAAAACATTTATGTTGGTTTTGACGTGCACTTAAAAAGCTGGCAGGTTACCGTTATGACTGAACTGCTCACCCATAAAACCTTTTCGCAGCCACCTAAACCCGAAGTATTACACCAGTATCTCCGGCAGAATTTCCCCGGCGGCACCTATCATTCCGCCTACGAAGCAGGCTTCTGCGGCTACTGGATCCATAACCGCTTGGAGGCTCTGGGCATTCACTCCATCGTGGTCAATCCTGCCGATATTCCCACCACCGATAAAGAAAAAGTGCAAAAAGAGGATTCCAGGGATAGCCGTAAAATCGCACACTCATTAAGAAGTGGCGCCTTAATCCCGATTTATGTTCCTTCCAGTAAAACCCTAGAGGACCGTTGTTTAGTTCGCACCCGGTCCATACTGACCAAGGACCTTGCCCGGTATAAAAACCGGGTAAAATCGTTCCTGTACTTTCATGGCATTGAACTACCTGCGCCCTTCACCAAAAAACAGTCCCACTGGTCGAAACCTTTTGTTGATTGGCTGGAAAGCATCGCTATGGCTGAGCAGAGTAGTAAAACGGCCCTGCAGGCCATGATTTTAGAAGCGAAACATTTGAGAGCCTCTGTATTGCAACTCACCCGGCATTTACTAGAGCTATCAAAAACAGGTACTTACCAGGAAGCCATCGCTTTACTGCGAAGTATCCCTGGCATCGGATTATTAACGGCCATGACCTTATTAACCGAGCTGGAGACGATTAACCGGTTTAAAAACACGGATCAACTCTGCAGTTTTATAGGACTCATCCCCTCGACGCATTCAAGTGGGGAAAAAGAACTAGCCGGTACTATCACCCGACGGGGGCATAGCGTGCTGCGCAGCGCCCTGATTGAAAGTGCATGGGTAGCCGCACGCCTGGATCCGGCACTGACTAAAAGTTTTCATGAGTATTGCCGGCGAATGGAACCGAATAAGGCCATCGTAAGAATAGCCCGGAAATTACTCAACAGAATCAGGTATGTATTAATAAACAAACAAGAATATGAGTGTGCAGTGGTTAAATAA